One segment of Clostridium botulinum DNA contains the following:
- a CDS encoding ECF transporter S component: protein MNKNTNKTIKISLLSALALILMYFEFPVIPIFPWLKIDLSDVPALLGAFGFGPLAGVTIELIKNILILLVKGSQTGFVGELANFLIGVSLVLPAGIIYKRNKSKKSAILGMILGGIFIEIVGVIANVYMLLPAYGMQMSSGELLKYVTVGLLPFNGIKAIIVSMLTYILYKKVSVSIFKAEPNFGSPEKNSKTITE, encoded by the coding sequence ATGAACAAAAACACAAACAAAACAATTAAAATTTCATTATTGTCAGCATTAGCACTTATACTTATGTATTTTGAATTTCCTGTAATACCTATATTCCCATGGCTTAAGATTGATTTAAGCGATGTACCTGCATTGTTAGGGGCATTTGGATTTGGACCACTGGCAGGTGTAACAATAGAATTAATTAAAAACATACTAATTCTTTTAGTTAAGGGTAGTCAAACAGGATTTGTTGGGGAGCTTGCTAACTTTTTAATTGGAGTATCTTTAGTTTTACCAGCGGGAATTATTTATAAAAGAAATAAATCTAAAAAATCAGCTATTTTAGGAATGATTTTAGGTGGAATTTTTATTGAAATTGTGGGAGTCATAGCAAATGTATATATGCTTTTACCAGCATATGGTATGCAAATGAGTAGTGGAGAGCTATTAAAATATGTTACTGTAGGGTTACTACCTTTTAATGGTATAAAGGCTATAATAGTATCAATGTTAACATATATTCTATATAAAAAGGTATCTGTATCTATATTTAAGGCAGAACCTAACTTTGGGAGTCCGGAAAAAAATTCAAAAACTATAACTGAATAA
- the rimI gene encoding ribosomal protein S18-alanine N-acetyltransferase has translation MKLTTSLMTEADIDAVLEISLLSFPTPWSKESYIQELANPLANYIVAKYDNKIIGFIGAWLIIDEAHITNIAVCPDFRRKNVASTLLDSLIEINKKAGCISYTLEVRASNIPAQELYKKYGFVENGIRKNYYQDNKEDAIIMWRIDEKNNS, from the coding sequence GTGAAGCTAACGACTAGTTTAATGACTGAAGCTGATATTGATGCAGTTTTAGAAATTAGTTTATTAAGTTTTCCTACCCCATGGAGTAAAGAATCTTATATTCAAGAATTAGCAAATCCACTTGCTAATTATATAGTTGCCAAATATGATAATAAAATTATAGGTTTTATAGGCGCTTGGCTAATAATAGATGAAGCACACATTACTAATATAGCTGTATGCCCTGATTTTAGAAGAAAAAATGTTGCTTCAACTTTATTAGATTCATTAATTGAAATTAATAAAAAAGCAGGATGCATTTCTTATACTTTAGAGGTAAGAGCTAGTAATATTCCAGCTCAAGAATTATATAAAAAGTATGGCTTTGTTGAAAATGGAATTAGAAAAAATTATTATCAAGATAATAAAGAAGATGCAATAATTATGTGGCGTATAGATGAAAAAAATAATTCGTAG
- the tsaB gene encoding tRNA (adenosine(37)-N6)-threonylcarbamoyltransferase complex dimerization subunit type 1 TsaB codes for MILLSIDSSSKVATAALFEDDTLLGEVTLNNKKEHSTILMTLVESLLDSCNLDIDSVDGFVVSKGPGSFTGLRIGMATIKGLSFGSNKPYVSISSLDALAYSIAPFNGIICPVMDALRNNVYTALYKSCNGKLEKIMDYSALDINELVDMLNEKEENVMFIGDGLNNTKEYILNNCNNCFFPPNHLNLVRASSLGELGMIKLKNGEYDDSNSAPFYLKKPQAEREYEKRMKLKSEAND; via the coding sequence ATGATTTTATTAAGTATAGATTCCTCTTCTAAAGTTGCTACTGCTGCTTTATTTGAAGATGATACATTGCTTGGAGAAGTTACTTTAAATAATAAAAAGGAACATTCTACAATCTTAATGACTTTAGTTGAAAGTTTATTAGATAGTTGTAACTTAGATATAGATTCAGTCGATGGATTTGTTGTATCTAAAGGCCCAGGATCTTTTACAGGATTAAGGATAGGAATGGCTACAATTAAAGGGCTAAGTTTCGGATCAAATAAGCCTTATGTAAGTATTTCTAGTCTTGATGCACTTGCATATAGCATTGCACCCTTCAACGGTATAATATGCCCTGTAATGGATGCACTAAGAAACAATGTTTATACTGCTTTATATAAATCTTGTAATGGAAAATTAGAAAAGATAATGGATTATTCCGCTCTTGATATAAATGAATTAGTTGATATGCTTAATGAAAAAGAGGAAAATGTTATGTTTATCGGTGATGGACTTAACAATACTAAAGAATATATATTAAACAATTGTAATAATTGTTTCTTCCCACCAAATCACCTTAATTTAGTTAGAGCATCTTCTTTAGGTGAATTAGGAATGATAAAACTAAAAAATGGTGAATATGACGATTCTAACTCTGCTCCATTTTATTTAAAAAAACCTCAAGCTGAGAGAGAGTATGAAAAAAGGATGAAATTAAAAAGTGAAGCTAACGACTAG
- the tsaE gene encoding tRNA (adenosine(37)-N6)-threonylcarbamoyltransferase complex ATPase subunit type 1 TsaE: protein MEFNVCSINETTNLGIEIGKLLNSGDIICLTGDLGTGKTHITKGIALGLDIKDDITSPTFTIVNEYDEGRLKLNHFDVYRVNDPDEIYAIGFDDYIFSDSVSIIEWANYIEDILPDDFLHINIEKNLEKGDNYRKITLTPYGKRYDYIKELKI from the coding sequence ATGGAATTTAATGTTTGTAGTATAAATGAAACTACTAATTTAGGTATAGAAATCGGAAAGTTACTTAATTCAGGAGACATAATTTGTCTAACAGGAGATTTAGGTACTGGTAAAACTCATATAACTAAAGGGATTGCTCTTGGTTTAGATATAAAAGATGATATTACAAGCCCTACCTTCACAATTGTAAATGAATATGATGAAGGGAGATTAAAATTAAATCATTTTGATGTATATAGAGTAAATGATCCTGATGAAATCTATGCTATAGGATTTGATGATTATATTTTTTCAGATAGCGTATCTATAATAGAATGGGCAAATTATATTGAAGATATTCTTCCTGATGATTTTCTTCATATAAATATAGAAAAGAATTTAGAAAAAGGTGATAATTATAGAAAAATAACATTAACACCTTACGGAAAAAGATATGACTACATAAAGGAGTTGAAAATATGA
- a CDS encoding metal ABC transporter substrate-binding protein, translating into MKKITFIMIIITLTFSIGMGVFANPLLANTENDQKEDREKYLNIMTVNKPQYKMVRKIVKDKHNVQYMMTEEADINEFKYNKQIIENVSNMDLFIYSGTSFEPWTNSFINELKKGSMGIINLSRGMRLLNYDGNESSKENPYYFEGIDSYKIALYNVKAAIQDRDPKNRDYYEENYNNAIKELNDQIEPYNEKIKALKDYTFLALNDNFDYLTKDLGLHVVKLNNYEISEFIKVNNLDEKKLVVLKDGTEQTNMDLSKYKVVNLWKYYGNMSFDELILYNIKVLTDLL; encoded by the coding sequence TTGAAAAAGATTACCTTTATTATGATTATAATAACTCTTACATTTTCTATAGGTATGGGAGTATTTGCTAATCCGTTATTAGCTAATACTGAAAATGACCAGAAGGAAGATAGAGAGAAATATTTAAATATAATGACTGTTAATAAACCACAATACAAAATGGTAAGAAAAATTGTTAAAGATAAACATAATGTTCAATACATGATGACAGAGGAAGCCGATATTAATGAATTTAAATATAATAAACAGATCATAGAGAATGTATCTAATATGGATCTTTTTATTTATTCTGGAACTAGTTTTGAACCTTGGACAAATAGTTTTATAAATGAACTTAAAAAAGGTAGTATGGGAATAATTAATTTATCAAGAGGTATGAGACTTTTAAATTATGATGGTAATGAATCATCAAAAGAAAATCCATATTATTTTGAAGGAATAGACTCATATAAAATAGCTTTATATAATGTAAAAGCTGCTATTCAAGATAGAGACCCTAAAAATAGAGATTATTATGAAGAAAATTATAATAATGCTATAAAAGAATTAAATGATCAAATAGAACCCTATAATGAAAAAATAAAAGCATTAAAAGATTATACATTTTTAGCTTTAAATGATAATTTCGATTATTTAACTAAAGATTTAGGATTACATGTGGTAAAATTAAATAATTATGAAATATCGGAGTTTATAAAAGTTAATAATTTAGATGAAAAGAAATTAGTTGTATTAAAGGATGGAACTGAACAAACTAATATGGATTTATCTAAATATAAAGTGGTGAATCTTTGGAAGTACTACGGAAATATGTCTTTTGATGAGCTAATATTATACAATATAAAAGTATTAACAGATTTATTGTAG
- a CDS encoding NAD(P)H-dependent flavin oxidoreductase translates to MKFSSLKIGNLISRLPIIQGGMGVGVSASKLASAVANAGGIGIISSAQLGYKDLNFNKDALSANLNALKEHITIAKNNAPNGIIGVNIMVASSNYAEYVKTAINAGIDLIISGAGLPTMLPKIAKDSKVKLAPIVSSLKSAKVILKLWDRHDNIAPDLVIIEGPKAGGHLGFKEEELINETINFDDAVVQIIEETKKYSEKYNKEIPVIVAGGIYDGYDIAKYLKLGANGVQMATRFVATHECDASQEFKDAYINCSKEDIDIVKSPVGMPGRAIKNDFIKKTLLGREKITHCYNCLTPCDPKVTPYCISKALMNAVNGNINDGLIFCGENASRINKMISVKELMNELEKDLINA, encoded by the coding sequence ATGAAATTTAGTTCACTTAAAATAGGTAATTTAATCTCACGCCTTCCGATAATACAAGGTGGAATGGGAGTAGGCGTATCAGCTTCGAAGCTTGCTTCTGCTGTTGCTAATGCTGGCGGAATAGGAATTATTTCTTCTGCTCAATTAGGATATAAAGATTTAAACTTTAATAAGGATGCCTTAAGTGCAAATTTAAATGCCTTAAAAGAACATATAACAATTGCTAAAAACAATGCTCCAAACGGAATAATTGGAGTTAATATAATGGTTGCAAGCAGTAACTATGCTGAATATGTAAAAACAGCTATTAATGCTGGTATTGATTTAATAATATCTGGTGCAGGACTTCCTACAATGTTACCTAAAATAGCAAAAGATTCAAAAGTAAAACTTGCACCTATAGTTTCATCATTAAAATCTGCAAAAGTGATTTTAAAATTATGGGATAGACATGATAACATAGCTCCAGACTTAGTTATTATAGAAGGACCTAAAGCTGGTGGGCATTTAGGATTTAAAGAAGAAGAACTAATAAATGAAACTATAAATTTTGATGATGCTGTTGTTCAAATAATTGAAGAAACAAAAAAATACAGTGAAAAATACAATAAAGAAATTCCTGTTATAGTGGCAGGTGGAATTTATGATGGATATGATATTGCTAAATATTTAAAGTTAGGAGCAAACGGAGTTCAAATGGCCACAAGGTTTGTAGCTACTCATGAATGCGATGCTTCTCAAGAATTTAAAGATGCATATATTAATTGTTCAAAAGAAGATATTGATATAGTTAAAAGTCCTGTTGGAATGCCTGGTAGAGCTATAAAAAATGATTTTATAAAAAAGACTTTGCTAGGAAGAGAGAAAATAACTCACTGTTATAATTGTTTAACTCCTTGTGACCCTAAAGTAACTCCATATTGCATAAGTAAAGCACTTATGAATGCTGTTAATGGAAACATTAATGATGGACTTATCTTTTGTGGTGAAAATGCAAGTAGAATTAATAAAATGATATCTGTTAAAGAACTTATGAATGAATTAGAAAAAGATTTAATTAATGCTTAA
- a CDS encoding alpha/beta-type small acid-soluble spore protein, protein MSNSVLVPEAKQGLARFKNEVANELGVPFSNYNGDLSSRQCGSVGGEMVKRMVEQYENSIQ, encoded by the coding sequence ATGTCAAACAGCGTATTAGTTCCAGAAGCAAAACAAGGATTAGCTAGATTCAAGAACGAAGTAGCTAATGAATTAGGAGTACCATTTAGTAATTATAATGGTGATCTAAGTTCAAGACAATGTGGTTCCGTAGGTGGCGAAATGGTTAAAAGAATGGTAGAGCAATACGAAAACTCAATTCAATAA
- a CDS encoding metallophosphoesterase family protein gives MKKIKILHTSDLHFDTPFSGMKNNQSIKCREELKEVFEKIIKISLENNIDILLIAGDMFDNLSVNKSTLYFLRSCFEKINEVKIFISPGNHDPYNEKSFYSMIEWPKNVYIFKEKIEKVILKDLETIVWGAAFNENYIYESLIKDVNGVEGYNNIMVVHGELCSTKEENEYNPITEDDIAKSDMDYIALGHRHKYVGVKKILNTYYAYSGCPQGRGFDELDDKGVILLEICDGHCNYKFIKTSVRNYYEKEINIEECFGYHQIKEKILSFIDKENTNSNSYKVILIGEINEEFNFREEILEDMIKKDDYDIRVIDKTEVKIDIDDLLKGYSIKSLFARKIYEELEKSETEEEKEIIKLALKKGLQSLAGEEVRDHIY, from the coding sequence ATGAAAAAAATAAAAATTTTGCATACATCTGATTTACATTTTGATACTCCATTTAGTGGAATGAAAAATAATCAATCTATTAAATGTAGAGAAGAGCTTAAAGAAGTTTTTGAAAAAATAATAAAAATTTCACTGGAAAATAATATCGATATATTATTAATTGCTGGAGACATGTTTGATAACCTTTCAGTAAATAAGAGTACCTTATATTTTTTAAGATCATGTTTTGAAAAAATTAATGAAGTGAAAATATTTATAAGTCCAGGTAATCATGACCCATATAATGAAAAGTCTTTTTATAGCATGATTGAGTGGCCTAAAAATGTGTATATATTTAAAGAAAAAATAGAAAAAGTGATTTTAAAAGATTTAGAAACTATAGTATGGGGAGCAGCTTTTAATGAAAATTATATATATGAATCATTAATAAAAGATGTAAATGGAGTTGAGGGATATAATAATATAATGGTTGTTCATGGGGAGTTATGCTCAACAAAAGAAGAAAATGAATATAATCCTATTACTGAAGATGATATTGCTAAAAGTGATATGGATTATATAGCTTTAGGGCATAGACATAAGTATGTTGGAGTAAAAAAGATTTTAAATACTTATTATGCTTATAGTGGGTGTCCTCAGGGAAGAGGCTTTGATGAATTGGATGATAAGGGAGTAATACTTTTAGAGATATGTGATGGGCATTGTAATTATAAATTTATAAAAACATCTGTAAGAAATTATTATGAAAAAGAGATAAATATTGAAGAATGTTTTGGATATCACCAAATTAAAGAAAAAATTTTAAGTTTTATAGATAAAGAAAATACCAATTCTAATTCTTATAAAGTAATTTTAATAGGAGAAATTAATGAAGAGTTTAATTTCAGAGAAGAAATTTTAGAAGATATGATAAAAAAAGATGATTATGATATAAGAGTCATAGATAAAACTGAAGTGAAAATAGATATTGATGATTTACTAAAGGGATATTCAATAAAAAGTTTGTTTGCAAGAAAAATATATGAGGAACTAGAAAAATCAGAAACAGAAGAAGAAAAAGAAATAATAAAATTAGCTTTAAAGAAAGGACTCCAAAGTTTAGCTGGTGAAGAGGTGAGAGATCATATTTATTAA